Genomic DNA from uncultured Ilyobacter sp.:
TTTTTTATAAGTTCCTGTATAATCTTTATTAAAAAGATAAATAATTATTTATTATAGGTGGTTATATGCAGTTTCAAAGATTAGAACTTTTAATAGGAAAAGAAAAAATAGAAAAACTGAAAAATTCTCACGTTATTATTTTTGGTCTAGGAGGAGTAGGTGGATTCACTGTTGAGGCCCTTGTGAGAGCAGGTATAGGGGAGATCTCAGTGGTCGATTTCGATTCTGTAGACATTACAAACCTGAACCGTCAGATTATCGCAACCCATGAAAGCATCGGAAGAAAAAAAGCAGATTTGATAAGAGAAAGGGCTCTTTCAATAAATCCCCACGTGAAAATCAATTCATACATAGAGAAATTTTCCAAAGAGACAGAAGGTATATTCTTCCAAAATAAAGACTTTGATTATGCCGTAGACGCCATCGACTTGGTGTCATGCAAACTTGAGCTTATAGAGATATGCAAGAAAAAAAACATACCTGTAGTCTCTTCCATGGGAACCGGGAACAAATTGAATCCAACGATGCTTGAGGTGGCAGATATTTCCAAAACATCTGTTTGCCCTCTTGCCAAGGTAATGAGAAAAGAGCTCAAAAAAAGACGTATACAAAAAGTAAAGGTTATCTTCTCAAAAGAGATTCCAAAAAAACCTTTGAATGATGAAAAAAGCAGAGAAAAAAAAGTCAACGTTGGCAGTGCCTCTTTTGTCCCTTCTGTGGCAGGACTTATAATCGCCTCTGAAGTTACAAAGGACCTCTGCAGAATTTAATCCATAAAAAAGGAGAATTTTATGAAAAAAATAGGTCTATATTACGGGTCCACCTCTGGTAAAACAGTAGGTGTGGTAGATGAGATAGAATTTAATCTGGGAGAACTTGCAGATATACACAATGTCGCCGATGGAATCTCTGATCTTTCTCAGTACGAGAATCTTATTTTAGCTGTTCCCTCTTACGGAGTAGGGGAACTACAGGATGACTGGGTAAAGGTCTTTGAAGAATTTAAATCGGTTGATTTTACTGGCAAAACAGTTGCCCTTGTGGGAATAGGAAACCAGACCACCTTTGGTGAAACTTTTGTAGGTGCCATAAAAATACTCTATGATACAGTTATTGAAAAGGGCGGCAAGATAATAGGACTTACTTCAACAGAGGGATACTTCTTCAAAGAGTGTGAAGCTCTGGTAGACGGAAAGTTTATGGGCTTGGTTTTAGATGAAGAAAATCAAGATGACCTCACTCCAGACAGGATATATGACTGGTTAGAAGATATAAAACCATTGTTTAATTAAGGAGCTGATGCTCCTTTTTTTTATTTCTTTACAAAAACCCAATTATATCTAAGCTTTTTTTAGGTATAACGTTTTTTTAACAAAAAGAATCTATTTAGAAGTTTTAAGATATAGTCACAGGATAATTAAAAAAATAGTGATAAAGTTAAATAATGATATGAAAAATTTAAAATTCAAATCTGATCAACGAATATATTTCATTGAAATTTTGACAAAGACGACTCTTTAGGATAATATCTATTTGATATACAAACCTTTGATTGGCGGTGGATATGGAAAGATACGACAGAGTATTTGAACCTTTGGGGAACTTCGAACTCAGGGGCATTACAGATAAAAACATAGAAAAACTAAAAAGCCTGGGGATAGTTACCCTCTACGATCTTTTTTACTATTTCCCCAGAAGCTACGAAGACAGAACTAATTTGAAAAACATCAACCAACTAAAAGAGGGTGAGTACGCCGTTATAAAAGGCAAACTCTTTGGTATAGAAACTTTGAGGACAAGAACCAGAAAAACCGTGATAAAAGCAAAAATCTCTGATGGAACCGGTTTTGTAGAACTTGTGTGGTTTCAGATGCCCTATCTGAAAAAATACCTAAAAATGGGAGAAGAGTACATCTTTATCGGAAATGTGAAAAGAGGATACAACTTCCAGATGACAAATCCTGAATACAGAAAATATGAGGAAAGTAGAGGTTTCAGCGAGGAAATCCTTCCTATATACAGCTCTAACAGGGATTTCAATCAAAGATCTCTCAGAAAAATAGTAAAAACAGCTCTTGACTCTTATACTGAGTTTTTTCAGGAAAACATTCCAGAAGAAATAATAAAAAAATACAGCATAACAGACCGAAAAAACGCCCTGAAGGAGATACATTTCCCAAAAAATCCAAGGGGTATAGAGGAAGCCAAGAGGCGTTTTGCTATAGAGGAACTCTTAATTCTAGAAAGTGGAATTTTAGAAAAAAGATTTGCAATAGATTCAATGAATAATGAGATGTATGTTTTAGAAGATAATAAAAATCTGGTGAAAAAATTTCTTGGAAACCTAGGATACACACTCACAAGAGCACAGAA
This window encodes:
- a CDS encoding tRNA threonylcarbamoyladenosine dehydratase; translated protein: MQFQRLELLIGKEKIEKLKNSHVIIFGLGGVGGFTVEALVRAGIGEISVVDFDSVDITNLNRQIIATHESIGRKKADLIRERALSINPHVKINSYIEKFSKETEGIFFQNKDFDYAVDAIDLVSCKLELIEICKKKNIPVVSSMGTGNKLNPTMLEVADISKTSVCPLAKVMRKELKKRRIQKVKVIFSKEIPKKPLNDEKSREKKVNVGSASFVPSVAGLIIASEVTKDLCRI
- a CDS encoding flavodoxin, whose translation is MKKIGLYYGSTSGKTVGVVDEIEFNLGELADIHNVADGISDLSQYENLILAVPSYGVGELQDDWVKVFEEFKSVDFTGKTVALVGIGNQTTFGETFVGAIKILYDTVIEKGGKIIGLTSTEGYFFKECEALVDGKFMGLVLDEENQDDLTPDRIYDWLEDIKPLFN